One segment of Methylotuvimicrobium sp. KM2 DNA contains the following:
- the amoC gene encoding bacterial ammonia monooxygenase, subunit AmoC — MAATTESVKADAAEAPLLNKKNMIAGASLYCVFYAWVRWYEGVYGWSAGLDSFAPEFETYWMNFLYIEMVLEVLTASVLWGYLWKTRDRKVMSITPREELRRHFTHWTWLMMYGIAIYFGASYFTEQDGTWHQTIVRDTDFTPSHIIEFYLSYPIYIITGGASFLYAKTRLPTYQQGLSLQYLVVVVGPFMILPNVGLNEWGHTFWFMEELFVAPLHYGFVFFGWSALGVLGVINIELGALSKLLKKDLA; from the coding sequence ATGGCTGCTACAACTGAGTCAGTTAAAGCTGATGCTGCAGAAGCACCACTTTTGAACAAAAAAAATATGATTGCCGGTGCATCTCTGTACTGTGTTTTCTATGCTTGGGTTCGTTGGTATGAAGGCGTTTATGGTTGGTCCGCCGGCCTGGATTCGTTCGCGCCTGAATTCGAAACTTACTGGATGAACTTCCTGTACATCGAAATGGTGTTGGAAGTATTGACAGCTTCTGTATTGTGGGGTTACCTTTGGAAAACTCGCGATCGTAAAGTGATGTCAATCACTCCGCGTGAAGAGTTGAGAAGACATTTTACTCACTGGACATGGTTGATGATGTACGGTATCGCGATCTACTTCGGTGCTAGCTACTTCACAGAACAAGACGGTACATGGCATCAAACGATCGTTCGTGATACTGACTTCACTCCAAGTCACATCATCGAGTTCTACTTGAGCTACCCAATCTACATCATCACTGGTGGTGCTTCTTTCTTGTATGCTAAAACAAGACTTCCAACTTACCAACAAGGTTTGTCTCTGCAATACCTGGTTGTTGTTGTAGGTCCGTTCATGATCCTGCCTAACGTTGGTTTGAACGAGTGGGGTCATACTTTCTGGTTTATGGAAGAATTGTTTGTTGCTCCTCTGCACTATGGCTTCGTCTTCTTCGGATGGTCTGCCTTGGGTGTATTGGGTGTAATCAACATCGAGCTGGGCGCATTGTCCAAGCTGCTGAAAAAAGACCTGGCTTAA
- the amoA gene encoding bacterial ammonia monooxygenase, subunit AmoA, which produces MSASQSAVRSRAEAVKVSRAIDYMILFTAFFVVLGGYHIHYMLTGGDWDFWTDWKDRRLWVTVAPIVSITFPAAVQAVLWWRYRIAWGATLCVLGLLLGEWINRYFNFWGWTYFPVNFVFPSNLMPGAIVLDVILMLSNSMTLTAVVGGLAWGLLFYPGNWPIIAPLHVPVEYNGMMMTLADLQGYHYVRTGTPEYIRMVEKGTLRTFGKDVAPVSAFFSGFVSILIYFLWHFFGSWFGSEKFVQGS; this is translated from the coding sequence ATGAGCGCATCTCAATCAGCTGTTCGTTCACGCGCAGAAGCTGTCAAAGTTTCTCGTGCGATCGACTACATGATTCTCTTTACGGCGTTTTTTGTTGTTCTCGGTGGTTATCATATCCACTATATGTTGACCGGCGGTGACTGGGATTTCTGGACTGATTGGAAAGATAGACGTCTATGGGTAACTGTGGCGCCAATCGTTTCAATTACTTTCCCTGCCGCTGTTCAAGCTGTACTTTGGTGGCGCTATCGCATCGCTTGGGGTGCAACTTTGTGTGTCTTGGGTCTGTTGCTCGGTGAGTGGATCAACAGATACTTCAACTTCTGGGGATGGACATACTTCCCGGTTAACTTCGTTTTCCCATCTAACCTGATGCCAGGTGCTATCGTATTAGACGTCATCCTGATGCTTTCCAACAGCATGACTCTGACTGCGGTTGTTGGTGGTTTAGCTTGGGGCTTGTTGTTCTATCCAGGTAACTGGCCAATCATTGCTCCATTACATGTTCCTGTTGAATACAACGGCATGATGATGACTCTGGCTGACCTGCAAGGTTACCACTATGTTAGAACCGGTACTCCTGAGTACATTCGTATGGTTGAAAAAGGTACACTGAGAACATTCGGTAAAGACGTTGCTCCAGTATCAGCGTTCTTCTCTGGTTTCGTAAGTATCTTGATTTACTTCTTGTGGCACTTCTTCGGAAGCTGGTTCGGAAGTGAAAAATTTGTACAAGGTTCTTGA
- the amoB gene encoding bacterial ammonia monooxygenase, subunit AmoB: MKIIKDKVAKLSFVALLVSVTAAMFYTPTASAHGEKSQAAFMRMRTIHWFDLNWSKDQVSVNDTMSISGKFHVFAGWPETVDKPEVAFLNIGIPGPVFIRAGSWIGGQLVPRSVTLELGETYEFKVLLKARRPGDWHVHTMMNVEGGGPIIGPGKWVTITGSMGDFRNPITTLTGETIDLETYALDGVYGWHLFWYALGVAWMLYWCRKPVFIPRRIAVDAGKADSLITPTDKKVGMAFAAGTMAIVAISMGQANEKYPVTTPLQAGLMRGIKSLELPQPTVSVKVVDASYRVPGRAMQMTLEITNNGDSAVRLAEFNTASVRFLDADVYEDDTNYPDDLLAEEGLSVSDNSPLAPGETRTVDVTASDAAWEVYRLADLIYDPDSRFAGLLFFIDEDGNRQMTMVDAPLIPTFI, from the coding sequence ATGAAAATAATAAAAGACAAAGTTGCTAAATTGTCCTTTGTCGCACTGCTGGTATCAGTAACAGCAGCGATGTTTTACACTCCGACAGCATCTGCTCATGGTGAGAAATCACAGGCGGCATTCATGCGTATGCGGACTATTCACTGGTTCGACTTGAACTGGTCTAAAGACCAAGTTTCTGTCAATGATACTATGTCAATTTCTGGTAAATTCCACGTTTTCGCGGGATGGCCGGAAACTGTCGATAAACCAGAAGTTGCTTTCTTGAACATCGGTATTCCTGGTCCTGTATTTATTCGTGCAGGTTCTTGGATCGGTGGTCAGTTGGTTCCACGTTCGGTAACGTTGGAATTGGGCGAAACTTATGAATTTAAAGTTTTGTTGAAAGCGCGTCGTCCAGGTGACTGGCACGTTCACACTATGATGAACGTTGAAGGCGGTGGTCCAATCATTGGTCCTGGTAAATGGGTAACTATTACTGGTAGCATGGGTGATTTCAGAAATCCAATCACTACATTGACTGGTGAAACCATTGACCTGGAAACATATGCACTGGACGGTGTCTATGGATGGCACTTGTTCTGGTACGCTTTGGGTGTGGCTTGGATGTTATACTGGTGTCGCAAGCCTGTATTCATTCCACGCAGAATAGCTGTTGACGCTGGTAAAGCCGATTCTTTGATCACTCCAACTGATAAAAAAGTTGGTATGGCTTTCGCTGCCGGTACTATGGCTATCGTTGCTATCTCAATGGGTCAAGCCAACGAGAAATATCCTGTTACGACTCCATTGCAAGCAGGTTTGATGCGCGGTATTAAATCTTTGGAACTTCCACAACCTACAGTTTCTGTAAAAGTTGTTGATGCTTCTTACCGTGTTCCAGGTCGTGCAATGCAAATGACTTTGGAAATCACTAACAACGGTGATTCTGCAGTTCGTTTGGCTGAGTTCAACACAGCTTCTGTTCGTTTCTTGGATGCTGATGTATATGAAGACGACACTAACTATCCAGATGATTTGTTAGCTGAAGAAGGTTTGTCTGTTAGCGATAACAGCCCACTTGCTCCAGGCGAAACAAGAACTGTTGACGTTACTGCTTCTGACGCAGCATGGGAAGTTTACCGTTTAGCTGACTTGATCTACGATCCAGACAGCCGTTTCGCGGGTCTGTTGTTCTTCATCGACGAAGACGGCAACCGTCAAATGACAATGGTAGATGCTCCATTGATCCCAACATTCATCTAA
- a CDS encoding DCC1-like thiol-disulfide oxidoreductase family protein, which yields MYHFIFNKLHQLHNKPAPATGIGLFRLLYGIVLFQEICFLLYFHHLIFDPIPYIDVEFPLIPFFLCLWAVSALFIIVGYQCQNALIVSYLFWIIFVQFTPMQRDFDGGFDAFMTGSGFFLLFMPTDKAFALDQLRLKLSTPFRHYSQHPKPTVSCLSYQLPVFICLGFLYFDSAIHKLFAEHWRNGLGAWLPSTQPYYVSAINMSWLLNQEILQKTIGYIIIVFQFSFIFFFSNRYLRPFYLFIGIGLHLGITISLNIYPFGLGMLIFYSLLVPFSWWRRLAKALRPAQPLLLVYYDKDCPLCNRTALTVNHFDIFKCIEFKDAQTYSNKQPALSTLPLDTLLTDLYSVDENGKVYNGINTYIQILMKMRYPFLIGWLLRTPGIHHLAKAIYRNIADNRQRITCNQDCTIPNTTQFKLNSFYGRFFGTNNPQSRRNLKTLTKAFLIICILQINSSIHYGLLYRLNVDTRSNPLMLAMTQASNSILLLSHSFIGITPHALYLHDHFEGYDTLLAITYTNDNGDEAWLPFINQEGRILAPHWGRVHSMWANIAVTPNIDATRLNKLIMKITAYWAHRLHLDLDNALFTIKIKKNSAPSYWVYDLLNKNLSGEWSNLGAVQWKQQQFHSNLNQTLLDNISTQSSYWPTSTPE from the coding sequence ATGTATCATTTTATTTTCAACAAGCTTCACCAACTGCACAACAAACCCGCACCAGCTACCGGCATCGGCTTATTTCGACTGCTCTACGGCATCGTATTATTTCAAGAAATCTGCTTCTTATTATATTTCCATCATCTAATTTTCGACCCAATTCCTTACATTGACGTTGAGTTCCCGCTCATTCCTTTTTTTCTTTGTCTCTGGGCGGTTTCTGCTTTATTCATAATCGTTGGCTACCAATGCCAAAACGCATTAATTGTAAGCTACCTTTTTTGGATTATCTTTGTACAGTTCACCCCCATGCAGCGAGACTTTGACGGCGGATTTGATGCATTCATGACTGGATCAGGATTTTTTTTGCTCTTCATGCCGACCGACAAAGCCTTTGCGCTCGACCAATTAAGACTAAAACTCAGCACACCCTTTCGCCATTACTCTCAACACCCGAAACCTACTGTTTCATGCCTGAGCTACCAGCTTCCCGTCTTTATCTGCCTAGGCTTTCTTTATTTCGACTCGGCGATTCATAAATTATTTGCCGAACACTGGCGAAACGGCCTAGGAGCCTGGCTTCCCTCCACACAGCCATATTATGTATCCGCGATCAATATGTCCTGGCTCCTTAATCAGGAAATATTACAAAAGACGATTGGCTATATCATTATTGTGTTCCAATTTAGCTTTATATTCTTTTTCTCAAACCGCTACTTACGCCCCTTCTACTTATTCATTGGCATTGGCTTACACCTTGGCATAACGATTTCTCTAAATATTTATCCGTTTGGCCTTGGCATGCTCATTTTTTACAGCTTACTGGTTCCTTTTTCATGGTGGCGCCGCTTAGCCAAAGCCCTTAGACCCGCTCAGCCTTTATTACTGGTCTACTACGACAAAGACTGCCCTTTATGCAATCGCACTGCATTAACGGTCAATCATTTCGATATTTTTAAATGCATTGAATTTAAGGACGCTCAAACTTATTCGAATAAACAACCCGCACTATCTACCCTGCCATTGGATACCTTGCTGACCGATCTTTATTCGGTCGACGAAAACGGTAAGGTTTATAACGGCATCAACACCTACATCCAGATTCTAATGAAAATGCGCTATCCATTTTTAATTGGCTGGCTACTCCGCACCCCCGGCATTCATCATCTAGCCAAAGCTATTTATCGCAACATAGCCGATAACAGACAGCGCATAACATGCAATCAAGACTGCACGATTCCAAACACAACCCAATTCAAATTAAACAGCTTTTATGGCCGTTTTTTTGGGACCAATAACCCTCAGTCACGAAGAAACTTAAAAACACTGACCAAAGCCTTCTTAATCATTTGCATACTACAAATCAATAGCTCCATTCACTACGGACTACTATACCGGCTTAATGTCGACACACGCAGCAACCCCTTAATGCTTGCAATGACTCAAGCCAGCAATTCCATTTTATTACTATCCCACTCATTCATCGGCATAACACCCCATGCTCTTTATTTGCACGACCATTTTGAGGGGTACGACACGTTACTCGCAATCACCTACACCAACGATAACGGAGATGAAGCCTGGCTGCCGTTCATCAACCAAGAAGGACGGATATTAGCCCCTCACTGGGGACGCGTTCACTCAATGTGGGCCAATATCGCTGTCACACCGAATATTGACGCCACTAGACTTAACAAACTGATCATGAAAATTACTGCATACTGGGCACATAGACTCCATCTAGACCTTGATAACGCCCTGTTCACGATCAAGATTAAGAAAAATTCAGCGCCGTCCTACTGGGTTTATGATTTGCTCAATAAAAACCTCAGCGGAGAATGGTCAAACCTAGGCGCAGTCCAGTGGAAACAGCAGCAATTTCATAGCAATTTAAACCAAACATTGCTGGATAATATCTCTACTCAATCAAGTTATTGGCCCACCTCAACACCCGAATAA